The DNA segment GGAAGGATTTAAATCTATAATAGCCATAACAATTCGTGTcctgtttgttttattgatgaACAATATTCTTCTATCACACATGAGAATCGCTAAGTTGAGGATCCTGTGAAAATAAGTTTAGATAAGGGTTTAATACGTCTAGAAGTCAATGCATTCCATTTATGTTCCATCGAAAAAGTCATAACAATTTGATATCTTATTTTTCGTGTTAGATAAACGGAATGAATGATCGACTAAATATTTCGTCCTACGAAGAGATAAACATTGAAAATCATGATGTAATatgaattgataataattcattATCACCATGGTATTATATATTATAGGTATGTAAATGTTAGTATCTATTAAATCTAATGCACCTGATTCGGGTACCTACTGTTTGTTTGATTACGCTTTGCGAGTTTGGGTTCATTTTCGCTTCTGTAGACTTCTGTacagttatattttttttatatcaggAAAATCTCCCTTAAATATTCTCCTCTCATTTTCCACAAGCCACCCCTGCTCATAACTGGTCATAACTCACAACTTCAGTCTTTTGCCTTCCTAGACCTCATGTTTTGTGATTTCAAAGTCACCCTTCGAAGTTTTCGAAAATGACTTTCAAAAATGATTATGGTTTGGATTCTGATTGGAAATATTAATTATATGAGGCCATTATTGAGCAACATTTTAATCATAAACGCGTTTTAAGGTATTTGGCCAAGCATTACATGAAATTAtagttgttattattcatactaGTTAGTCACTAACTAGTACAATGACCGTTGACAATTCAGTGATCCAACTGAATATTTTGATCCTTCAACTTTTTGATGTAGGGAGCATTTgaaagtggaaataaacaaattATACCCAAGTGACTAATTTTCAACGTCGTAATTGCCTAATTGATTCACCACAGGTAGTTTTTCACTGTTTTGACTGTATTGTAACGGAAATATATCATTTAAAAATGTAGTTTGGATGCCACAGTGCCCCTCGTGAGGTAAATGTAGACTACACGTCAAACAACTACGTGAATCATCGGTTGCCTGAACAAATGCGTGAGAATGAATGATGGctcatagcctactagaagttcGAAGAACTCTAGTAAGCTATGGATGGCTCTCTGATCAACTTCAAGAATGTATTCAAAAATGTTAAATAATATTATAAGTGTGATATTGACGACATAAAAAattaaactaaaaaaaaaccGCAAATATCAACTCATTTTGAAGACACTAATTGAAAAATGGATGAACACATtagaaaattacaattttttcgtATATACCTATATCAATTATTTACGCTGCCATTCACCAAAGAAATGGCCGAAGAACAATTAagttattatcatattatcatttttttattgatcGTTGCTTCTACGCCGACAACGTCGCATATTTGCTTTTCAATCGCATCGACTAACCAACAACCAGTTTGCAACTGTCGCAGATGCAATCGTACGTTCCGTATTAGTATCACCATGACCGATagagaattttgtttgaaattgaTACGAGCAGTGAAATCGAGACCTGTTTTATACGATTATAATGAGGAAGATTACGGGCTTAAGAATATAACCGATAAAGTTTGGGAAGAAGTCGCCGAGGAAATAGGGGGAGAAGGTGAGTCTCCATTTTTAACAATTCTGACTGGTCTCTGTAGTGTTCTGTTCCGGCGTTGAACAAGAGATTTTCTACCAATAGCCATAGATGGCGCTGCTTAGCGTTTGTATTCCTAAGGACAATATTGATTTCACTTCATCAAAAATTAAATCTAATCTTTGATTTCActgattttatttattatttgggATTCAAGCGTTAAAGAATACGATGTAACTCAAAAACGATTTGGAATTCTTGCACCAGAATCATCTAAAATATATAGAATGATAAAGGCTAATACGGGATGTCCCAAAACTCCCAAACATCTTTCTGtcacataattgatttttcaagAAACCATCTGTTGATGATGGATGAttgatataaaatttttgttccaATAATAATTGTATTTTGTCCTCGATCCAATGCCTAAAGACGCAAACTTATCCTTGCTTATATTTTCAGTTGGACTCTGCAAGGACAAATGGAGGAATATGAAGACCGTTTTCACGCGTCACCTGAAGAAAACCAACTTCAACTCGAACATAAGCTATCACTATTACGAAGATTTGAAGTTCCTTCTGCCCTTCATAAAAAGACCTGTAGTCGTTCAGGACAAACCTAACATCTGCAATGATATCCAAATCGTGTATACCTCTTCACCTCCAAAGGATAGCTTGAATGATGCGGAACCACCTAATCATATAGTATACAAAACGGAACTAATCCATTCAGATACTCTCGATATAGATGTGAAGCATAACGACCTCTTCCAAACTTATTATCAAACTGAAGCTTTTTCAACGCAGTCTCCACGCGTTGGACAATCAACAAATAAGAGAAAAAGGAATGAAAATTTATCTGCGGATGAAGAGATATCGGAGGAGAGAAGAAAGCTGGAGGAAGATTCGAAGAAGGCTTTCCTTCTGAGTTTGTTACCTGATGTCAATCTCATGGATCGCCAACAGACACGCCGGTTCAAAAAACGCGTCTTGGAAATAGTAGATGGAATATTCAGAAGCCATGGACCAGGATAGATGATTCTTCATCGGGCAGttatttttcgaacaaaaaccAGAAGAACTGCTGTTAATATATTGACGAATACTATGTataatacaaaaataatagaaaagtaatttttttccttcagttatagatcttaaaaaaaattttcatctaagaacAGACGCACCTGCATTCTCCAAGTTTGCGACTTCGTTACGTGAAAACTAATCTTCGCAGAGAACTCTCGATTTTTCTCTAGTTAGGTAAGCTATTCAAGGatatcctctgaaaatttcatagatCTCAATTCAAACGTTTggccttgacgaatttttaaagGACCCCATCTTTTTCGACAGTTCaaatttcgacacgcgtatctcccaaaaaaatcatcgtagagcttAAAGTGGTACATGTAACTCTTTTGGTGAAAAATCTGGGAATTTTATCGACTTCTCTAGCTTTTTTCTTTCGGAAGTTGAAGGTTTTACTCAGACTTGAATTTGACCACTAATTATTCATGAATGATTACTTACAGCCTTCTAATTCGGACATCGAAGAAATTTGGTCAGAATGATTATACTCGTTATTAGAAGtactattttcataaatttcccTGATGCCAACCTGCTATCTACGCTCATGGAAAAAACCTGACAGTTTGTTTACTACACTACGATCTACAATAGGCGCAAACGCAAACTCGAACTGGACTAGTTCACTCCCAAGCTACGGTTCCAGTGACTAGTATACTCATTTTTAGTTCGGTATTTTTTACGCCTAATGTCTTCAATGGAAGATAAGCAGACCTGTGTTAGATTGATCAGAGCTGTTAAAGCACGGCCTTGTCTATACGACTACACTTTGGGGCAATTTTCGGAAAAGTACGTTACCGATCAAGCATGGGAAGAGGTTGCACAGGAGACGGGCATGAACGGTAAGTGAGTCGTATCATGGACGCTGGCGTACCAAACAAATACCTTTCACCGACTAGACACTCGACTACAACCAGTTTATTGATTTCAGATTCGTCAGCGATGTTGTTTGGTCTTGAATTAGTCGTTCATCGAAGagttgttaatttttttcgaaatcgtagAAGGTTCGCggaattatttcattttcaatcccttatacagggtgtccggtgATCAAACCGAAACTATTCGGGTTATCGTTAGTGCCAATACTGTCAACCGTTTCGGTTGTGGACATTTACAttttttcatgtaaaattttctGGTGACTCTGCCACCATTTCAGTTATTCCATGATAAATAATCAATTGACTATTGAGACTTTTGCGTACACCCCAAATAATTCGAAAGTCAGTGACTAGTCCCTATATATGTATCTTCGTGTTCACTAGGACTTCATTTTGTTATTAATATTACTAATGTAAAAGCTTTTGACGAATTTTTGTTTCCATTATTGTACAAAAGATTATTATGGTACGTTGTGTTGTATTTTcatgaattcaaatttttcaataagcaGATATACATATTTTACGAAAAATTGAGACCTTTTTGTCCTTTTTGGGCTAgttttcatacaattttttcgcAGATTGCG comes from the Coccinella septempunctata chromosome 2, icCocSept1.1, whole genome shotgun sequence genome and includes:
- the LOC123307573 gene encoding uncharacterized protein LOC123307573, which codes for MTDREFCLKLIRAVKSRPVLYDYNEEDYGLKNITDKVWEEVAEEIGGEVGLCKDKWRNMKTVFTRHLKKTNFNSNISYHYYEDLKFLLPFIKRPVVVQDKPNICNDIQIVYTSSPPKDSLNDAEPPNHIVYKTELIHSDTLDIDVKHNDLFQTYYQTEAFSTQSPRVGQSTNKRKRNENLSADEEISEERRKLEEDSKKAFLLSLLPDVNLMDRQQTRRFKKRVLEIVDGIFRSHGPG